Proteins from a genomic interval of Zingiber officinale cultivar Zhangliang chromosome 2A, Zo_v1.1, whole genome shotgun sequence:
- the LOC122043485 gene encoding protein CHROMATIN REMODELING 4-like isoform X1 — protein sequence MKEENSLHDSMIDRKWVLKRKRKQTKSGLGALNGKEGASNSAVKRKTKCGIDASRSAKKTKGHDGHYYECAVCDLGGNLLCCDSCPQTYHLECLSPPLKCAPHGKWNCPNCTEKKGNVKVSSNIESNVKRARTKTTTGKPATVIKESVREKASVSGRHSIPRNNKGKTMFSCRDPDKADSDFLKDDKLDRPGSSHSGSLHEIPSDDRTLKNSFSTSHLKTSSRRRTLSLVKTSTSDDSECPTGKKPKFHISDVQRKNSVTTITGSTHKSKKKKQKFRSCSEKKRPSAEKGSADAAINNELPLGTNLETNKPIQKRRSSDTWNSSSKHETKRVKYESEEKDEMSSEQASLFSQDLDEQCTQLPNIEKQNVNSWNDIQQVDRIWGCRIRVSTIMSSKSLESEHAESHNYSGNQTIIQPLHGLNNSKTNGLLLTESQNESKAEIQDEKSACNGAFDPEVTLVSEEKDLCRVTLEDYDEKSYENKESLDNVISAKKGSMDEIVAKNDGLTQEDTPLSKADNAQIDIKAIDIVGTQNQSESVAPSGPHQMIVSSDSKGKHGMLLEMQSDAKILNNTMEEVQNVGTINDDSDSYEFLVKWVGKSNIHNSWLPESQIKVIAKRKLENYKAKYGNTVINICEEQWKKPQRVIALRACVDGLEEALVKWCGLQYDECTWERLDEPVMKESAHLVDELKQLETQTIDKDVNHDFYCAKSEIQDFLPLLDQPNELKGGLLFPHQLEALNWLRKCWYKSKNVILADEMGLGKTISACAFISSLHCEFKVKLPCLVLVPLSTMPNWSAEFSLWAPHLNVVEYHGCAKARTVIRQYEWHVSDPSKSDKLTKSYKFDVLLTTYEMVLADTSHLRGVPWEVLIVDEGHRLKNSSSKLFGLLNSFSFQHRVLLTGTPLQNNIGEMYNLLNFLQPVSFPSLSAFEENFNDLTTAEKVEELKKLVAPHMLRRLKKDAMQNIPPKTERMVPVELTSIQAEYYRAMLTKNYQILRNVGKGGAQQSLLNIVMQLRKVCNHPYLIPGTEPESGSMEFLHEMRIKASAKLTLLHSMLKILYKEGHRVLIFSQMTKLLDILEDYLAIEFGAKTFERVDGTLSVANRQAAITRFNQDKSRFVFLLSTRSCGLGINLATADTVIIYDSDFNPHADIQAMNRAHRIGQSNRLLVYRLVVRGSVEERILQLAKRKLMLDQLFVNKSGSQKEVEDILRWGTEELFNNSDCVNGPDATDAVPDGEHKHRRRSGGLGDVYKDKCTEGSTKIIWDENAILKLLDRSDIQLVSESADVDVENDMLGSVKSVDWNDDINEEADGMEMLPGVTGEDGEHKSEAKEDNAVGSAEENEWDKLLRVRWEKSQLEEEAVLGRGKRQRKAVSYRETFASMPSETFSEVVYFYKIVQSDTEEPERVYTPAGRAWKEKYARLRDRQKERIARRQNGEVSCLIDRVEWPTQSLIQSDHDMEGLDKRSYDDKIEQMEDNKSFQPLDDKRSESSAKFAKSIRHKYKKFHSDDLDLSVRPPSENLSSDIFLPSHPFNSLNTASPVPSNHLLPVLGLCAPNANQIGVSSRNNRGSLRQPISSSEQKRLSIGNTEFPFPPSSGSRSPNARNDEVREKSDISLLPEAPGMSLHHKLKSLIPDGYFPFYPVVPTSERSLMDGLGSASFASFQEKLGLPNLMIDDKLVPRFPLPSKSWMKPPADLLPSLSLGMQSIEGSFQEFPSMPPLPNFKQRPTDILKKKQKMFDLPSMNGLGSVQGMHPSFLESQHILLDNAMMQTQSVKKLFKKRAKADVWSEDELDALWIGVRRHGRGNWDIMLEDPKLKFAEYRTAEDLSLRWSEEQQKIMDAPAFSAPKSSKPLPLPGISDDMMNRALLGSKFSSIGGERPKSLPHLTDIQLGCRDLKSSFPGIDQLDHISRIDENLSKISPWQLSYLRSNYAGSSTGGLDGLERSGLPFNPRFQDNYTAKLGMNVPSSSALYNREVEYRSKNLFLPGAMDNSLNPLHGFNSAANYSESNVGMPLETQKQILHDFSSKNDIGVGSSNANKLPHWLREAVNPAPSRVPEPELPSVLPPSITAIAYSVRLLYGEDKTIPPFSIPGPPPIQPKDPRRILKRRRKLLRLSRLTPNIKCTTKNFDCGGPSTIPTASEILESEPVRGRSGHDENQNLNLNSPSSSLVDTQREGSGSVLVLSLEAPHMATSSTISRHSELPLTEIPGPSQQSEELSKPPVLEVDCEGPMEEDSKENNGKTTEKVPSSEQVDQVDRGGSSKTHSCASGSNQLKPMELSSEETELNDHQSENE from the exons CATTACTATGAATGCGCTGTGTGCGATCTAGGAGGCAATTTGCTTTGTTGTGATAGTTGTCCTCAAACTTATCACCTTGAATGTCTCAGCCCACCTCTTAAG TGTGCTCCTCATGGAAAGTGGAATTGCCCTAACTGTACTGAAAAGAAAGGTAATGTCAAAGTATCAAGTAACATTGAGTCAAATGTAAAACGAGCAAGAACAAAGACCACCACTGGAAAGCCAGCTACTGTGATTAAGGAATCTGTCCGTGAAAAGGCATCAGTGTCTGGGAGACACTCTATTCCAAGAAATAATAAAGGGAAAACAATGTTTTCTTGTAGAGATCCAGATAAGGCAGATTCTGATTTCTTAAAAGATGATAAATTGGACAGGCCTGGATCAAGCCACTCTGGGTCCTTACATGAAATTCCATCAGATGATAGaactttgaaaaattcattttcaaccTCTCATTTAAAAACCAGCTCTCGAAGGAGAACACTCTCTCTTGTGAAAACCTCCACATCTGATGATAGTGAATGTCCTACAGGGAAGAAGCCCAAATTTCATATCAGTGATGTACAAAGAAAGAATTCTGTTACTACAATTACTGGTTCTACTCATAAGTCCAAGAAAAAGAAGCAAAAGTTCAGAAGTTGCAGTGAAAAGAAAAGACCTAGTGCTGAAAAGGGAAGTGCAGATGCCGCTATTAATAATGAGCTACCTCTTGGAACAAATCTTGAAACAAATAAACCTATACAGAAGCGCAGGTCATCTGATACATGGAACTCTTCATCAAAACATGAAACCAAAAGAGTGAAATATGAAAGTGAAGAAAAAGATGAG ATGTCATCTGAGCAAGCAAGCCTGTTTTCACAAGATTTGGATGAACAATGCACACAATTACCCAACATAGAAAAGCAAAATGTGAATTCTTGGAATGACATTCAGCAG GTTGATCGAATTTGGGGATGCCGTATTCGAGTTAGCACCATCATGTCTAGCAAATCATTAGAATCAGAACATGCTGAATCACATAATTATTCAGGGAACCAGACTATAATACAGCCACTTCATGGCCTAAATAATTCCAAAACAAATGGCTTGCTACTGACTGAGTCACAGAATGAAAGTAAAGCTGAAATACAGGATGAAAAAAGTGCTTGTAATGGGGCATTTGATCCTGAAGTCACTTTGGTTTCTGAAGAAAAAGATTTATGTAGGGTCACACTAGAAGATTATGATGAAAAATCATATGAAAATAAGGAATCATTGGATAATGTTATTTCAGCCAAAAAAGGTTCGATGGATGAAATAGTTGCAAAGAATGATGGTTTAACACAGGAAGATACTCCATTGAGCAAAGCTGATAATGCTCAAATTGACATAAAAGCTATAGATATTGTTGGCACACAAAATCAGAGTGAGTCAGTTGCGCCTTCTGGACCTCATCAGATGATTGTTTCCAGTGATTCAAAAGGAAAACATGGAATGTTGCTTGAGATGCAGTCAGATGCTAAAATTCTAAATAATACCATGGAGGAAGTGCAGAATGTAGGGACTATTAATGACGACAGTGATAGCTATGAGTTTCTTGTCAAGTGGGTTGGGAAATCAAACATACATAACAGTTGGCTTCCTGAGTCTCAAATAAAAGTTATTGCTAAAAGAAAACTGGAAAATTATAAAGCTAAATATGGGAATACTGTGATAAATATTTGTGAGGAACAATGGAAGAAACCACAACGTGTTATTGCTCTTCGGGCTTGTGTGGATGGTTTGGAAGAAGCTTTGGTTAAATGGTGCGGTCTTCAATATGATGAATGCACTTGGGAAAGATTAGATGAACCTGTTATGAAGGAATCAGCTCATCTGGTAGATGAATTGAAGCAATTAGAAACTCAGACCATTGACAAAGATGTTAATCATGATTTTTATTGTGCCAAAAGTGAAATCCAagattttcttcctcttcttgaccAGCCAAATGAGCTAAAAGGTGGATTACTTTTTCCACATCAGCTAGAAGCTTTAAACTGGCTGCGCAAATGCTGGTACAAGTCCAAAAATGTTATATTGGCTGATGAAATGGGGCTTGGAAAAACCATATCTGCATGTGCTTTCATTTCATCTTTGCACTGTGAATTCAAGGTTAAGCTGCCCTGTTTGGTCCTAGTCCCACTTTCCACTATGCCTAATTGGTCAGCTGAGTTTTCACTGTGGGCTCCACATCTAAACGTGGTTGAGTATCATGGATGTGCAAAGGCAAGAACAGTTATTCGCCAATATGAATGGCATGTTAGCGATCCTAGCAAATCAGATAAATTAACCAAGTCATACAAGTTTGATGTCCTATTGACTACCTATGAAATGGTGCTTGCTGACACTTCTCATCTTCGTGGTGTCCCTTGGGAAGTTCTTATAGTGGATGAGGGCCATCGGCTAAAGAATTCTAGTAGTAAACTTTTTGGTTTGCTCAATTCATTTTCTTTTCAACACCGTGTATTATTGACTGGAACTCCATTGCAGAATAACATTGGGGAGATGTATAACTTATTGAATTTTCTACAACCTGTTTCATTCCCTTCCTTGTCAGCATTTGAGGAAAACTTTAATGATCTTACAACAGCAGAAAAGGTGGAGGAGCTTAAAAAACTTGTTGCACCACATATGCTTCGAAGACTCAAGAAAGATGCTAtgcaaaatattccaccaaagaCTGAGCGGATGGTGCCTGTTGAGCTGACATCGATTCAAGCTGAATATTACCGTGCAATGCTAACAAAGAATTACCAGATACTAAGAAATGTAGGAAAAGGTGGTGCACAACAATCATTACTAAATATAGTAATGCAGCTCAGGAAGGTCTGCAATCATCCTTATCTTATCCCAGGTACTGAACCTGAATCTGGTTCAATGGAGTTTCTACATGAAATGCGTATTAAGGCATCTGCAAAGTTGACGTTATTGCATTCTATGCTGAAAATTTTATACAAGGAAGGACACCGAGTTCTTATATTTTCTCAAATGACAAAGTTACTTGATATTCTAGAGGATTACCTAGCTATAGAGTTTGGCGCTAAAACATTTGAAAGGGTGGATGGTACATTATCAGTTGCAAATCGTCAGGCAGCAATTACTCGTTTCAATCAAGATAAATCACGATTTGTTTTCTTGTTGTCCACACGTTCTTGTGGCCTTGGTATCAACTTGGCTACTGCAGATACTGTTATCATATATGATTCTGATTTTAATCCACATGCAGACATACAAGCTATGAATAGAGCACACAGAATAGGACAATCAAATAGACTTCTAGTTTATAGGCTAGTAGTACGTGGTAGTGTGGAGGAGCGCATTTTGCAACTTGCTAAAAGGAAATTGATGCTAGATCAACTATTTGTGAACAAGTCAGGATCACAGAAGGAAGTGGAGGACATTCTTCGTTGGGGTACTGAAGAGCTTTTCAATAATTCTGATTGTGTAAATGGACCTGATGCTACAGATGCTGTTCCTGATGGTGAGCATAAACATCGAAGGAGGTCTGGTGGTTTAGGAGATGTATACAAAGATAAATGTACTGAAGGTTCTACAAAAATCATTTGGGATGAAAATGCAATTCTGAAGCTTCTTGATCGTTCTGACATTCAATTAGTTTCTGAAAGTGCAGATGTGGATGTGGAGAATGATATGCTGGGCTCCGTAAAA TCGGTGGATTGGAATGATGATATAAATGAAGAAGCAGATGGAATGGAAATGCTCCCGGGTGTAACTGGTGAAGATGGCGAACATAAATCTGAAGCAAAGGAAGACAATGCTGTTGGTAGTGCTGAGGAAAATGAATGGGATAAACTTTTACGTGTAAG ATGGGAAAAATCTCAGCTTGAGGAGGAAGCAGTTCTCGGTCGAGGAAAGCGCCAAAGAAAAGCAGTATCATACAGGGAAACATTTGCTTCAATGCCAAGTGAAACTTTTAGTGAGGTTGTTTATTTCTACAAAATAGTA CAGAGTGACACTGAGGAGCCAGAACGCGTATATACACCAGCCGGACGTGCATGGAAGGAGAAGTA TGCTAGGCTTCGTGACCGACAAAAAGAACGAATTGCTCGGAGGCAGAATGGAGAAGTGTCTTGTTTGATAGACAGAGTTGAATGGCCTACACAATCACTGATCCAATCTGATCATGACATGGAAGGTTTGGATAAGAGAAGCTATGATGATAAAATTGAACAGATGGAGGATAACAAATCATTTCAGCCATTGGATGATAAGAGAAGTGAATCTTCTGCAAAATTTGCAAAGTCAATTAGGCACAAGTATAAAAAGTTTCATAGTGATGATCTGGATCTTTCAGTAAGACCTCCATCTGAAAACCTTTCGTCAGATATCTTTTTGCCTAGCCATCCATTCAACAGCTTGAACACAGCAAGTCCAGTTCCTTCTAACCACCTTCTACCTGTTTTAGGCCTATGTGCTCCTAATGCTAATCAGATAGGTGTATCATCTCGCAATAACCGTGGTTCACTGAGGCAACCTATATCAAGTAGTGAACAAAAACGACTAAGCATCGGAAATACAGAATTCCCATTTCCACCATCTTCTGGTTCTCGATCTCCAAATGCCCGAAATGATGAAGTGAGGGAAAAATCTGATATCTCTTTGTTACCTGAAGCTCCAGGAATGTCCTTGCATCACAAGTTGAAGAGTTTGATACCTGATGGCTACTTTCCTTTTTATCCT GTTGTTCCTACATCTGAGAGATCCCTCATGGATGGTCTGGGGAGTGCATCATTTGCTTCATTTCAAGAGAAGCTAGGCCTTCCAAATTTAATGATCGACGATAAGCTGGTACCAAGGTTTCCATTACCATCAAAAAGTTGGATGAAGCCACCTGCAGATCTGTTACCTAGCTTGTCACTAGGCATGCAGTCCATAGAAGGTTCTTTTCAGGAATTCCCTAGTATGCCACCTCTACCCAATTTCAAGCAACGACCAACTGATATcctaaagaaaaaacaaaaaatgtTTGATCTACCTTCAATGAATGGCCTAGGTTCAGTTCAAGGCATGCATCCATCATTTCTTGAAAGCCAACACATACTTCTTGACAATGCAATGATGCAAACTCAATCTGTTAAAAAGTTGTTCAAGAAGCGAGCGAAAGCAGATGTATGGTCAGAAGACGAGCTCGATGCTCTTTGGATTGGTGTCCGTAGGCATGGAAGGGGTAATTGGGATATCATGCTTGAAGATCCCAAATTGAAGTTCGCGGAGTATAGAACAGCTGAAGATTTATCTTTAAGATGGTCAGAGGAGCAGCAAAAGATAATGGATGCACCAGCTTTCTCAGCGCCAAAATCTTCCAAGCCTCTACCCCTACCTGGAATCTCAGATGACATGATGAATCGGGCTTTGCTTGGTAGCAAGTTTTCTAGTATCGGAGGTGAACGCCCAAAATCACTCCCTCACCTGACGGATATTCAACTTGGCTGCCGTGATTTAAAGTCTAGCTTTCCGGGCATCGATCAACTTGATCACATTAGTAGAATTGATGAGAATCTCTCTAAAATCTCACCATGGCAACTCAGCTATCTTAGATCAAATTACGCTGGCAGCTCTACTGGAGGGTTGGATGGATTGGAAAGGTCAGGTTTACCATTTAATCCTCGTTTTCAAGATAACTACACTGCAAAACTAGGTATGAATGTACCCAGCAGCTCTGCCTTGTACAACAGGGAAGTTGAATACCGATCGAAGAATCTTTTCTTGCCAGGTGCGATGGACAACTCTCTGAATCCTTTACATGGTTTCAATAGTGCAGCTAATTACAGCGAATCGAATGTGGGCATGCCATTGGAAACCCAAAAGCAGATTTTGCATGACTTCTCTTCCAAAAATGACATTGGTGTTGGTAGTTCAAATGCGAATAAACTCCCTCATTGGCTTCGAGAAGCTGTGAACCCCGCTCCTTCTAGGGTGCCAGAACCTGAGCTGCCCTCTGTATTGCCTCCTTCTATCACTGCAATTGCTTACTCTGTCCGTCTACTTTATGGAGAAGACAAGACAATCCCACCATTTTCTATTCCTGGCCCTCCACCTATCCAGCCGAAAGATCCAAGGAGAATTCTGAAAAGGAGAAGGAAGCTGCTTAGACTTAGCCGGTTGACCCCCAATATTAAATGCACTACTAAGAATTTTGATTGTGGCGGCCCAAGCACAATTCCAACAGCTTCAGAAATACTTGAATCTGAACCTGTTCGAGGAAGGTCTGGCCATGATGAGAATCAGAACTTAAATTTGAATTCACCATCATCATCATTAGTCGACACACAAAGAGAAGGTTCAGGCTCAGTGCTGGTACTATCTCTTGAAGCCCCACACATGGCAACATCTTCTACCATCTCCAGACACAGCGAATTGCCACTAACAGAAATACCAGGGCCTAGTCAACAAAGTGAAGAGTTATCTAAACCTCCTGTACTTGAAGTAGATTGTGAAGGACCAATGGAGGAAGATTCAAAAGAGAATAATGGTAAAACAACAGAAAAGGTACCGAGTTCCGAGCAGGTCGATCAAGTGGACCGTGGAGGCTCGAGTAAAACTCACTCTTGTGCTAGTGGATCTAACCAGCTCAAACCCATGGAACTGTCATCTGAAGAAACCGAGTTGAATGATCATCAAAGTGAGAATGAATAA